The window TTACCAATAACTTTTTATAATGATTACCATTCCTTTTGCCATTAAAACATTTGTATGTTAGATTAAATTGAATTTAGTTTAACTTTtcaattgtttaattttaaaaataaatcattttaaaaaacgTTGAAGTCTGTGTCACAagaatagtttttaaaatacatttctTAAATTGAAAAATGATCTTTTGAAAACACTTTTTGTTCAAGTAATTCAAATTAGACCCTACATACTTTCAAAAGCATTTTATATCCAACTTTATTTGTCTTAATCTACACTAAAAAAACTTCttctattagtttttttttattgaaaagaaaacaGAGAGGTACAGTGATTAATCACTATACCACCATTCATTAATAATTGGCAAAGTTACAGATGTTTATATTGGTGAGGGACCATATTACAAACATTACTTTAACAATGCCATGTAGTTTAAAGATATTACGGTTTGGTTGTAGTCTTTGAACATTGAGTTTTTGCTAGACCACCTACCAATAAGAGAGCCTATATCTTCCCACATGTTGACCAAACTTTTTTCTACTTCTCTGAAAATCCTCCCATTTCTTTCCAACTCTATAGTGTATATAAATGGGAAATGTGGGGAAAAAATTAGGTTCTCTTTTTATCCTTACATATTTTAGTAAGTCCTATTTTGtcctttaatatttaaaatctaaaagaaaTTGCAAATCCTTTATATTATAAGGTTCCATCTCAAAACCACTGACAAGAAGAGTAGTAATTGAGTGCGACCATAGTAGCACTGATGCACtagatcccatcagaactccgtaGTTAAACGTGCTTGAACGATAGTAGTACTAaattgggtgaccacttgggaactCCTGGTCTTACACCCCTTAAAAAAGAAGAGTAGCCAATCAATCTATTTTAAAAGTAGTGTAAGTTTTCTTGGTTTTTTCAACGTGGGATTTTCAAACTCTCTCTGCTCGTAAGTATGACATAAATCATGCATAATTAACTTTGCTCAAGGACGACAAAATGTCCCTAGAAGTCTATTCAACGTCGAAAGGGTTAGCCCAATTACTAGTCACTGAATTCTTGTGAACTGAATTCTTGTGATCTTGTGATGGACGATCGAGTGAGATGGACCTTACATATTTTTGTGTCCTATTTTGTCAACTTGGACAATTTTCATTTAGTTATTTTGCACTGCTCGATCTATTTCTTGCCACTGTGATCGCTGAGATGGATCTTACATATTTTTATGTCCTATCAACTTGGACAACTTTCATTTAGTTATTTTTGAATGCTCCATCTATTTCTTTTCTATCATCTTTTGATTTAATATAACTGTATCTTTGTCCTGTTAGAGTTTTTCTCAAACTCCTTTGtactttattcatttttttgtgACATTTTTTAATGTATGGATATAAGTTAGCTTTTGGGCAATGGAAATGGGTTGCATTGCTAAAGAAAAGTTGTCACTAGAAGGGAAAAGTTCTTGTAGTGATACTAGTTGAGTTCTCTAGTAGGTAAACTAAGAACTACGACGAAAAGAAAGTATAGGAACGACACATGAATGAGATTTGCATTCCAATAATCATTTCATTTATCTTGTTAACCTAAGAAAGATTTTCTTCCCATATTACATGATATCATTTTTTAGAGATACTAAGCAGTGATTTGAAATCCATCAACAACCCATCTCAATATTATCCAAGACTTCCTTAAACCTCTTCCAAATACaagtatattattattgttggaaacgtaatagacccttacaatacaaatcaagaaacaagagaagaagattgttctcttattcacacaattgagaagaaagaacttgaataatatttcttaaacttgaatttcttactttctttcttatttacaaatgagaaaccttacacatatttatactagtagaaaagtatattaacaataaatatcaatacatgtgactattcatatatcaatgtatttagtgattattaactattccatgtatctcacatattcatgcatatttaataatgcaaattcatgtattaagtttagattaatttaacttcaacatcCTCCCTTAATCTAAACTTGAGCAACTCCAAGTTTTCCTCTGAATTTAACAAATAAGTCAAACTTGAGCGCCTTTGTAAAAATATCAGCCACTTGATCTTGAGTCTTGCAATATTTTACTATCACTTCTCCATCTTTAACCAAGTCTCTgataaaatgatatttgattCTAATATGCTTGCTTCTTCCATGGAAAACTGGATTCTTTGATAATGCTATGGCAGATCcattatcacaaaataaaacaGTTTCACATTTTTGAATacacttcaattcttttaacatCCACCGAAGCCATAAAGCTTGACATCCAGCTACAGCTAACGAGATATATTCCGCTTCGGTTGTAGAAAGGGCAACAACAGAttgtttctttgaagtccatgaAAAAACACCTGAACCCATACTAAAAACATAACCAGATGTACTTTTATGATCATCCACATTACCACCCCAGTCACTATCACAAAAACCAAACATCACTGATTCTGAAACTTTCTtgtaataaattccaaaattaatGGTGCCAAGAATATAACGAAGAACTCTTTTTCCTGCTTCCCAATGACTTCTTTTCGGGTTTGTCATAAATCTGCTTAACATACTTACGGCAAAtaaaatatcaggtcttgttGCTGTCAAATACATTAAGCTTCCAACTAAGCTTCGATATAAACTTGGATCGACTGCTTCTCCAATATCATCCTTGCACAATTTCAAATTTGCATCCATGGGAGTGTTGCAAGGTGAAGCATTTTCCatccgaaatttttttagtaaatcatGAGCATACTTTTGCTGTGAAATGACAAtttctccttcattttgattaacTTCAATTCCGAGAAAGTAATGGATGAGACCCATATCACTCATCTCGAATTCATTTTTCATGGAATTCTTAAAATCATCACACAAAAATTTATCATTTCCAGTAAAAAGTAAATCATCAACGTAAAGAGAAACGATGAGAAATTTGCCATACTTGTCTTCTTTGACATAGAGTGCATGCTCATATGGACACCTTCGAAATCCTGTCTTTAGAAAAAAACTGTCAATACGACTGTACCAAGCTCGCGGAGCTTGCTTCAATCCATACAAAgcttttttcaacttgtacactttttcttcttctcccctTTGCACATAGCCCAAAGGTTGTGCAACAAATATCTCTTCCTTCAAGTGTCCATTCAAAAAAGCGGattttacatccatttgataaactTTCCATCCATTTTGAGCAGCTAATGACAAAATCAATCGAATGGTCTCAATTCTTGTCACAGGGGCAAATATTTCTTCATAATCCACACCATATTCCTGCTTGTAGCCTTTTACAACAAGTCTTGCCTTGTATTTTTCAACATTACCATCTGACTTCAACTTTGTTCTGTACACCCATTTTACTCCAAGAGCTTGTTTGTTTGTCGGAAGCTCCATCAACTCCCATGTTTCATTTCTTCTTATCGCATCAATCTCTTGATCCATTGCAATCTTCCATTTCTCATCTTGGATGGCTTCATCAAAAGTTACAGGATCAACACCAGCAAATAATGCAAAATTAGCAAAATGATCATCATTAATCCTGTTAGTGGTATTATAAATTTCTTGAATACTCCTCATTCTCCTTGGTGAGATTTCATCATTACTTGTGGAAGATGACGTTGAGGACGAAGATGACTCCATCGCTTGAATTTCTGCTTGCTCTAATTCTTGAGCAActtcattttcatcaatattAACATGAAATGGACTTTTAGCTTCATCAACGTCGTCATTCCAGTTCCATGATTCATCTTCACTGAAAATCACATCTCTGctgataataatttttcttgacacaggaTTATACAATCGATAAGCTTTAGAATTTTCACTATAACCTACCATAATGCATTTTTCAGATTTATCATCAAGCTTGCCTCTTAGCTGATTTGGAATATGAGAATAAGCTATACTCCCAAACACTCTCAAATGACTAACAGATGGTTTCTCACCACACCATGCTTCATAAGGAGTCATACCTGGAACACTCTTTGTTGGAGCTCGATTTAGAATGTAAACAGTACATGCAACAGCATCTCCCCAAAATTCGTTTGGCagattttttgcttttagcaTACTTCTCGCCATTTCCATGattgttctattttttctctctgcaactccattttgttgtggaGTCATTCGAGCTGTCATTTGATGATGAATTCCTTGCTCCTtgaaaaaattaccaaaagctATATATTCTCCACCACGGTCAGATCTCAAAGTTTTTATCTTGTAACCACTTTGATTTTCAGTAAAAGCTTTGAAGGATTTAAAACATACAAGTGCTTCactcttttctttcaaaaaataaatccacaacTTTCTACTGAAATCATCgatgaaggttatgaaatatcgATTACCTCCATTTGTTGTTGTTCGCATAGGACCACACAAATCTGTATGAATCAACTCGAGAGGTTTAGAGGCTCTCCAAGCTTTCCCAGTTGGAAATGAATCTCGATGATGTTTTGCAAGAATACACACTTCACAAATATTTGTCTCATGGTTGATATTTTGTATACCTCTCACCATATGATTTTTGCACAAATAAGATAGTGATTTGAAGTTTAAGTGACCATATCTAAAATGCCAAAGCCAGGATGGATCCTTCAATATGCTGCTGAAGCAAGATATTTGACCATATGTAAAGTTAAGAGGAAACATCTTATTAGCAGTCATTTTTACCTTGGCAATAAGAACACCGGCCTGATCTTTGATTGCACATATGTCACCTTCAAATGAAACTTTTAAACCTCGTTGAAGCAGTTGGCCAATACTCAAAAGATTATGCTTTAGACCTGGAACATAGAACACATTTGTAACTCGTTTTGTCCCTTTCTTTGTCTTCACAAGAATATCACCTTGGCCTTTGACTTGTAGTCTGGTATTATCACCAGTCTTCACTTCACTTTGGAAAGATTCATCCAAAGTAACAAATATACTTCTATTTCCTGTCATGTGGTTGCTACAACCACTATCAAGATACCATGTAGGCTCTACAACATTGTCTTGAACACTACATGCGAGGAATAGAATGCCTtcatcaattttcttttgttctttatgCATATTCATGGTGGTATTTCCAACTCCATTTTTTAGTGCCCAACAATTTGCTTGAAAATGACCATACTTTCCGCAATTAAAGCATTGAATTTGAGAGAAATTACCACGACCACCTCCTTGGTTTCTGCCAAAGCCTCTTCCTCTTCCGCTTCCTCTTCCTCGAGATAAAGAAGAGCTTTCTTGTGAATTTTCAGAATTTGCACCGCTTCTATTATCATAGTTTCTTCCACCTCCTCGTCTTCCATGACCACCACGTCTTCCACGTGAACCGCCTCTAAATGAAGTTTGCATTTGAAAAGCTTCCTCGGGGTTATCATCAAATTGTTTTAATCTTAGCTCATGGGATTGAAGAGAACCCATCAAGCTATTTATAGACAACGTAGATAAGTCTTTCGATTCTTCAATTGCAACGACGATATGCTCAAATTTTCTTGGCATACTTCTAAGAATCTTTTCAACAACTCTTTGATCGCCTACTTCTTCACCATTTGATCTTAAACTATTGACAATTACAAGAATACGATTGAAAAATTCTTCAATAGTTtcagtttctttcattttaatgcAATCAAATTCGGATCTGAGAGCTTGTAACCTTATCATCTTTACCTTATCTTCTCCTTGATAGGTAGATCTTAGAATATCCCAAGCCGCCTTTGCAGAAGTAGCTGTTGAAATTCTCTCGAAAATAAATTCATCAACAGCTTGATAAATGAAGAATAAAGCCTTTTTGTCTTTCTTACGATTTTCTCTTAACTCAACAAGTTGTTGATTTGTGAGCTCACTCTGATTCTCAACTTCAGTGTATCCTCTTTCAACAATATCCCACAATTCTTGAGAGCCATATAACACTTTCATTTGAATACTCCATTGATTAAAATTCTTTCCGCTGAACCTTGGAAGTTGGGGTTGCAACATGTTACCATTCGAAGCCATATCTAACcggagctctgataccacttgttggaaacgtaatagacccttacaatacaaatcaagaaacaagagaagaagattgttctcttattcacacaattgagaagaaagaacttgaataatatttcttaaacttgaatttcttactttctttcttatttacaaatgagaaaccttacacatatttatactagtagaaaagtatattaacaataaatatcaatacatgtgactattcatatatcaatgtatttagtgattattaactattccatgtatctcacatattcatgcatatttaataatgcaaattcatgtattaagtttagattaatttaacttcaacaattatatgGACATTGTTTATATTAATTAACAAGTAATAATAGGATGAACAAGAAGAGCCACTatactttcttttgttttgttatggTCGATTATTCGCCCATCTCCATACTGATACATATATTGAGATATTCGTGCCAGATTCTTGGACATGTCGCCAATGATGGCTTGAGTGGATACCTGTTTCTCATCATCATATTCATCATTTAACTTCTTCCATAACTCATCTACCAAATGTCTTAGATATTCACGAGCTTCTTTTTCTGAACCACCTGTCTCATTCATGTAGCATTGAATTGATTTTGGAACATCACCAATGTTTTGTTCATCCTAAATCataaaatatcataaacaaGGTTTGTCaactttataatatatatagttGTCAAAATGAAATGTTATTCTTCACTTACCAGTGGTGTTAATAGGTCATTTGCAAGTCGCATAATTGTCGATGACCAACGAATTGTATCTTCATATTTTGTCAATCTCTCCAATTCTTGCTTTGATATTTGAGCTGATACAAAAATATATGAATGAACTAACATAATTGGTCCTGCTACTGATATCCATGCATTGTTCATATATTCTTCCAATGTTGGTTTATACCCACTGTGATACCAATTTGACTCTATTAAATAAGAGTTGCACAAATCTGCCCACTGCACCatatataaaatttacatgTTTATGGAGTTGGACGTACGCAAtaattaacattaaaaaaaaaaaaagttcagtttaattctaaaatttgaaatttttataatAAGTCCATACCACTTTCTTAAGGTATTGCATGACATCAACTCCATGGTTGATTAGTGCTTCATAAGCTATCTCATTTATTGAATTGTAGAGAGTAAAAAAACATTGTTTCAAGTACTCAGGAAGTTGGTCCATTGCTGCCATATCCCACCTAAAATTAccattaagaaaataatttgatttcaaTTGTATGTCTAAAGTGAAAGTTAATAATAGCACGAGAGAGTTTATAGAACTGCTCTCTAGACAATAATCACAAAGGCAATGAGGCAAAGAAGGATCAGACATGTATCAAGACATCTTGATAAGGTTGACATCTCTCTAGCACTCTCTCATCATATCCGAAAATCAAAGGATGTATTGATATCAAAAGAAAGAGCACCTCTAAAAACTTTTCTAAGCCATCATTATCTACTTACAAGCAATTGAGGAAAAAAACCCCTAAAACTTAATTATGTACAGTCTTTCAAGAAATGTTTTTCTTTCCAAATTAATGATTGGAATAATTACCTCTCTATAGCGTTTGTAAAGAGTTTGAGTTCATCCAATGTgccataaacatcataaacatcatcAATCATTGTTATCAATGACACAATCTTTGTACCCATTCTTCTGAAATATGTAAACTCGGGTTCAAAACCAATCCCAATTGTCCAAAAGAAATTTTCCATCAGCTGGTCTCTTGCAAAGCTCAATTTTTGTCCAAGCTCTGTGTTTCTCCACCAACtttttatacatataaaaaaatatcGTTAGAACAAGggataattataaatatataccAAATTAATCTAAACCCAAGTttcaaaatctatcggtgatcaTTAATAAGGGTTTAACAACGATAGAAAATATAACGGATAGATTTAGTTATAttagtaattttaaaaaaatgttgctATACACTATATTTTTAACCCTGAAAGTGCTACTGTTTATGATTTAGCCCTAAAACATTGCTATACACTATACACTATACATCATCTCATCTTTCTCCACCAACCTTTTATGCATAAACAACAAAATATCGTTAGAATAAGGAGTACTTGCAAATATAGTACTATACAAAAGAATTTATAGATGTAACAAATTAATCTAAATCCAAGTTTCTAAGTCAAACAATGATGGTTAACATGGGTTtatcaacaataaaaaaaaattatcataaataGATTtaactatatttgtaatttaaaaaaaatgttcttATACACTGGATTTTTAGTCCTAATTAAAAGGGTTACCAGTTATGATTTACCCTTAAAAACTGAAACTAACCGACATAACTCTGTAACCTAAATTaacctaaattaaaaaataaaaaaacgaaTTTTGTCACTCTTACCTTGATGCATACTTAAGGTCTTCTTGGTAAATAGATTGCACCATGTTGAAATCAAGTTTAGCAATTTCAAGAAGAATAGGATTTAGGGTTCCTATTCTCTCATATATATCAATACTCCATCTTGTCTCCAATCTTTCTATTCTCCAGTGTAAAGGAAGCTTCAAGGCATGCTCTACCATCTCTACTTTGAGTTCATCTTTGCTTGATTTGATGAATTCATTTAGATATTTTACTGCAAAGCATTTTGCTTCCTCTAAAACAGTCTCCCCTTTAGTTGATAAGAATGAAGCTTCATATAAAGATAACATTCCATTTATATCTTCATAAAAGCATGTTTTGAAATTCCCCATCTCATCTTTGAAGGCATTGAAAACATCTGTTTTCCATaatttcataaaagaaaaaaaaaagaaaaacataatgTTATTTGCTAAAAATTACTTCaaagtaaataaaatttatgttaTGGTTGAAATCCTACATATTTGCATAATATgtactttaattatttttctaaaaaggatAGACAACAAAATCACAATGAGGGTGCTATAAATGTCaatttatttcttaaaaaaatcacTAACCTTCGAAAATATGAAATTGGTGTTGTCTTAGAAGTCGAAATTGAAGAGACGTTGCATAGAGACTATTCTTCTTCTTGTCCTCTTCATAGAACTTGTTGCTTATAGTCCTTTGTAAGATATCTTTAATTTCACTCCTAAAGTGGTAAGATATTCCAAGTCTTTGTAAAACATCAATGAGCTCGAGTTGTTCTAAAGAGTCTCTTCTTTCTCCAAGCAATGTCTTTAACTTGTCCTTTGAGTTGGTTGAACCgttttttatatgtttttccctaacattaacaaaaaaaaatataccaTATTGCATGAAGAtcagtatatatatatatatatatatatatatatttgagcATTGCTCTTATAATAGTTACAAGtgggtttaattaattaatttgagtctcttcaaaattttaatgtttAATGTTGGATCGCATTGTTGGAAAATgggttttgaaaattttaaaaagactACTAACTAAAAAAGCGTTTTAGATTGTAAATTGAAGTAACACTTCCTACTGATTGTTTTGAAGTGCTTTCTGAGCTGAAGAATATTGTAAAgtacttaaaaaataaaatgaaaacataCTATATACTAGAAGTTTAAAAAGACACTTCGGATTACTAAAACAAATCATTCTAAATACATATTATTGATTAAATTATGAAGAAAATAACGAAAAATTATTGTAGATccgaaaattatgaaaatatttaaaaaatataacaaaattttgaattctgtCAATAATAAACATAAACTTTATGCATTAATCAGTGTCTTATAATTTAaagctttgttatattttataaatatttttatttattttattatatttgaaaatacccACAACTTTTTAGAtagttgttttgtttttcttttaattattttttttttttatgttcatCATGAGAATAATATAGGAATGATCAAAAGGAGAAAAATGCATAAATACTTACCCCAAATTCATTATGTAATGATTGAATAAAATCATCTTTCCACATAGGAGGTTGATAATTTGCACACTGCCTCACAATAACATTATCATCAGATTGTGTTGAAGCTTTTAAGCACATCCCACCTCCAACTCCATTAGATTTCAACTGAAAATTTTTATGCCACAGTTGTTTAAATTATATGTTAGAAATTAGTCGTCATAAAAAGAAGATCAAACATTCTTTTTTCCATAATAAGttgtgaaagaaaaaataagacTAGAACCCAATATGGACTCAAGTTTACATATATTGAGAGTACTTTAGTCCAAATGCAATATTTGTTCTTAAAATCTCTAAAAACAACTAACCTACATAACTTATCTTAGTATTACactattaattattaaaatatcaaactctAGTGACTTATTTGAATTTATCTTCACGTGCTTAAGAAACAAACTAAAGggtaaataataatagtaaaaagattaaataataaaacaaataatcGATAGTATTACCATTACAAAAAGAGATTGATAGTTTGCATATCGTCGAACGTTGCAATCGTTAGAAACAAGATAGGAGACGGACAATTTAGAAATGGGAAGATGGAAGCGAATGAGAGACATTGAAAgtcgtttttttttctcttctctttgtatttctttttttcttttgtgtatAAGGTTCTTAATGCCTAATCTTGTGGAAGAATATGGTAGTATTTGTATGGAAATTATGGATGAGTTTTGTACAAATCATGGCACGTGAAATTCATTGcttttattgaatattttaaattcatgggcttttttattattattattattattattagcatTAGCCTTATCTCTCattatttttagatttatttatgtACTAAATGTTGATCTAGAGGTCAATTTTTGACACCTTTAagttatcataattaataaaCCAATAGACATAGAATATTAGTTCACATTTGATCTTAAgctaaataaattattaaatgtatGGTTCCTAGTCTTCCTAATCTCTATTAATTAATGAAGTTTAGGTCTTAGTCACTATCATTTTGAAccttaataaatttatatataatggTCCTTTCCCTTCCTAATTCTTTATTAATCTAATGAAGTTTAGATCTTAATCTctatcaattaaaaccttaatATAAAACTTACGGACCTTTCCTTCCTAAGCtctattataatataatattaatgaGAAGTTTGCACTCTTGTGTAT is drawn from Cucumis melo cultivar AY chromosome 11, USDA_Cmelo_AY_1.0, whole genome shotgun sequence and contains these coding sequences:
- the LOC103499667 gene encoding (R)-limonene synthase 1, chloroplastic-like, which gives rise to MSLIRFHLPISKLSVSYLVSNDCNVRRYANYQSLFVMLKSNGVGGGMCLKASTQSDDNVIVRQCANYQPPMWKDDFIQSLHNEFGGKTYKKRFNQLKGQVKDIAWRKKRLFRTTRAH